A genome region from Trichoderma asperellum chromosome 7, complete sequence includes the following:
- a CDS encoding uncharacterized protein (BUSCO:EOG092D4497), with translation MNILEWAFGKRMTPAERLRKNQRMLDKAIRELDQTRVKLEKQEKTLIQQIKTSAKNGQMGACKIQAKDLVRTRRYIEKFYGMRSQLQKISLRLQTYRTNEQMMQAMKGATMALGSMNKSMNLPQLQRIAMEFERENDIMEQRQEMMDDAVDDAMDVGIEEEGDEVVEQVLEEIGIDLNQALGETPTALGNSAVSEGKIAQAVGAGGGGGSGDPVDDDLQARLDSLRK, from the exons ATGAAT ATCCTAGAATGGGCGTTTGGCAAGCGCATGACGCCGGCCGAGCGCTTGCGCAAGAACCAGCGCATGCTGGATAAGGCCATTCGAGAACTCGACCAGACGCGTGtcaagctggagaagcaggagaagaCGCTGATACAGCAAATCAAGACGAGCGCCAAGAACGGACAGATGGGCGCTTGCAAGATCCAGGCCAAAGATCTGGTGCGCACACGGCGGTACATTGAAAAGTTTTACGGCATGCGCAGTCAACTACAAAAGATTTCTCTGCGGCTGCAG ACCTACCGGACGAACGAGCAGATGATGCAGGCCATGAAGGGTGCTACGATGGCATTGGGTAGCATGAACAAATCCATGAACCTGCCACAGCTCCAGCGGATTGCCATGGAATTCGAGCGAGAAAACGACATCATGGAACAGAGGCaagagatgatggatgacgccgttgatgatgccatGGACGTTGgaatcgaagaagaaggcgacgAGGTTGTTGAGCAAGTGTTGGAAGAGATTGGAATAGATCTAAACCAGGCT CTTGGGGAGACCCCAACCGCCTTGGGCAATTCTGCTGTGTCTGAGGGCAAGATTGCGCAGGCCGTTGGCgctggaggtggaggcggaAGCGGTGACCCAGTTGACGACGACCTCCAAGCCCGACTCGACAGTCTTCGAAAGTGA
- a CDS encoding uncharacterized protein (TransMembrane:1 (o87-106i)) — protein MVTLTEVEDEHFQHAHLGAEMEDDDFTDTESEISNESDFDPSEETLAERLYALRDIIPPTTRGWVSSRVNAVTSAAWSVLSFGGKGAWVITTSALFLGVPFALSFAEDQQLTAMEQEYNMRQTGSELLTAGTEGSTADQVGAALGPEQTKAAL, from the exons ATGGTTACTCTCACAGAAGTCGAGGATGAGCACTTCCAGCACGCCCACCTCGGGGCCGAGATGGAGGATGACGACTTCACTGATACCG AATCCGAAATCTCCAACGAGTCCGACTTTGACCCCTCAGAAGAGACCCTCGCCGAACGGCTATATGCTCTCCGCGATATAATCCCCCCCACCACCCGAGGCTGGGTCTCCAGCCGCGTCAACGCCgtcaccagcgccgcctggAGCGTCCTGTCCTTTGGCGGCAAGGGTGCCTGGGTTATCACCACCTCTGCGCTCTTCCTCGGTGTTCCGTTTGCGCTGTCCTTTGCCGAGGACCAGCAGCTGACCGCCATGGAGCAGGAGTACAACATGCGACAGACTGGCAGCGAGCTGCTTACCGCAGGAACAGAGGGAAGCACAGCGGACCAGGTCGGAGCTGCTCTGGGCCCTGAGCAGACCAAGGCTGCGCTGTGA
- a CDS encoding uncharacterized protein (BUSCO:EOG092D0NWF~TransMembrane:2 (o722-740i761-781o)) → MSQEYFNDKGKSPAGHDSDDAHLDPNMAGQAGASGVRPNYMTVGNGTTSEHAARLQSMLEADSGYGGSIMGDEPGMLDISTHGDRRQSHAIHQMWYNSQRATLGRSINKVLDLLHSLREMNATWPAHYPSVQRAEKMEADVPRPGLLHSSTMEDIAARSSQAPPPMLRRAMTSLEDASAESSQAAEARPAAEPRLVSPQIAQEFSILKLDLKLGALHQTELVHSLEKGSIASLLDGKIGSSIKHLVSLRERIEDTSSKVLITGDLNAGKSTFCNALLRRKVLPEDQQPCTAIFCEVLNARENAGIEEVHAVHKEMIYNRNDESTYDAYSLQELEKIVIDNEKYIQCKVYVKDVRTIDESLLSNGVVDIALIDAPGLNSDTTKTTAIFARQEEIDVVVFVVSAANHFTQSAKEFIWAAAAEKAYIFIVVNGYDFIRDKERCQKMILDQVAGLSPRTHKEASELVHFVSSNVIPMAPSPPGGPSGGGSGSGSGGGDDPDDNGKGKDLDKVRDFEKLEQSLRRFVLEKRARSKLAPARTYLLNILNDVNTLATVNHEVAQSEFDRVTQELKELEPQILASKKARSEVDEQVVHNIEETCKTVYDHTRNQLNAAITYAGSTKYDIPYPGLFGAFGYADDLKDAILSHIADAVSTCEDYARGQTVRGVNAIKQLGLLHVGDEFQNLHFRPDVMFRRKKDAFARQVDVPTHFADFVDFSTLLHSQEKFAGTGMALTIAGAVVPRMLGMNSWMDHAITATKILGNDNLRKLILPGIVIAAIAASAYVLQQIPTSLPHRLARKIEVQLSEIDYVHTNASRISGAVRTVLRMPADNLRVGLDHSVKDLNKKRDETVKVKGESEKASKFFRKLVGETQVQKNMVEGVDLDTPPQALH, encoded by the exons ATGAGCCAGGAATATTTCAACGACAAGGGCAAATCGCCCGCGGGGCACGACTCTGACGATGCTCACCTGGACCCGAACATGGCAGGCCAGGCGGGTGCATCCGGAGTGCGGCCCAACTACATGACGGTTGGCAACGGCACGACCTCCGAGCACGCCGCACGCCTGCAGAGCATGCTCGAAGCTGATTCAGGATATGGAGGCAGCATCATGGGCGACGAACCAGGCATGTTGGACATCTCAACACATGGCGACCGTCGACAGTCCCATGCTATCCACCAGATGTGGTACAACTCCCAGAGGGCCACGCTGGGCCGGTCAATCAACAAGGTGCTGGACCTCCTGCATAGTCTTCGAGAGATGAATGCTACGTGGCCTGCGCATTACCCTTCTGTTCAACGAGCGGAGAAAATGGAAGCGGATGTGCCTCGTCCTGGACTCTTACACTCATCCACCATGGAGGATATCGCGGCCAGGTCCAGCCAAGCGCCGCCACCCATGCTTAGGAGAGCCATGACCAGCCTCGAAGATGCGTCGGCAGAGTCTAGCCAAGCGGCTGAGGCTCGACCCGCGGCGGAGCCTCGACTTGTCTCACCTCAGATCGCTCAGGAATTTTCAATTTTAAAGCTCGACCTGAAGCTAGGAGCTCTCCACCAGACCGAGCTGGTACACTCTTTGGAAAAGGGCTCTATTGCATCACTCCTTGATGGCAAAATCGGCTCCAGCATCAAGCATCTTGTGTCGCTCCGTGAACGTATCGAGGATACATCAAGCAAGGTCCTTATTACCGGTGATTTGAATGCCGGCAAATCGACCTTTTGCAATGCCCTGTTGCGCCGGAAAGTTTTACCTGAGGATCAGCAGCCTTGCACCGCCATCTTTTGTGAGGTTTTGAACGCACGGGAAAACGCAGGCATCGAAGAAGTCCACGCCGTCCACAAGGAGATGATTTACAACCGAAACGACGAATCGACATATGATGCTTACTCTCTTCAGGAGCTCGAGAAAATTGTCATTGACAATGAAAAGTACATCCAGTGCAAGGTCTATGTTAAGGATGTCCGAACGATTGATGAATCTCTACTCAGCAACGGCGTTGTGGATATTGCCCTGATCGATGCTCCAGGTCTCAATTCAGATACAACCAAGACGACGGCCATTTTTGCTCGGCAAGAGGAGATTGACGTAGTTGTGTTTGTTGTTTCCGCGGCGAATCACTTTACGCAGTCTGCCAAGGAATTCATCTGGGCCGCCGCTGCGGAGAAGGCGTACATTTTCATCGTTGTCAACGGCTATGACTTCATTCGAGACAAGGAGCGATGCCAGAAGATGATCTTGGACCAAGTTGCCGGGCTCAGTCCGCGAACTCACAAAGAAGCGTCTGAACTTGTCCATTTCGTCTCCAGCAATGTTATCCCCATGGCACCTTCACCCCCTGGCGGACCAAGCGGAGGCGGCAGTGGGAGTGGCAGCGGGGGTGGAGACGACCCCGACGACAacggcaagggcaaggaccTGGACAAGGTTCGTGACTTTGAGAAGCTCGAACAGTCGCTGCGGAGATTTGTTCTGGAAAAGCGTGCAAGATCGAAGCTTGCTCCCGCAAGGACGTATCTGTTGAATATCCTCAATGACGTTAATACCTTGGCTACCGTCAACCATGAGGTGGCCCAATCTGAGTTTGACCGTGTCACccaggagctcaaggagctTGAGCCGCAGATTTTGGCCAGCAAGAAGGCCCGATCCGAAGTTGATGAGCAGGTTGTCCATAACATCGAAGAGACCTGCAAGACCGTCTACGACCATACTCGAAATCAGCTTAACGCTGCCATCACTTACGCCGGAAGCACCAAGTACGATATCCCGTACCCCGGACTCTTTGGTGCTTTTGGATATGCCGACGATCTCAAGGATGCTATTCTATCCCACATTGCGGACGCCGTCAGCACCTGCGAGGACTACGCCCGTGGCCAGACCGTCAGGGGCGTCAATGCTATCAAGCAGCTCGGCCTGCTGCATGTGGGCGACGAATTCCAAAACCTCCACTTCCGACCAGACGTCATGTTCCGACGAAAGAAGGATGCCTTTGCCCGCCAGGTGGATGTCCCTACTCATTTTGCCGACTTTGTGGACTTTTCAACTCTGCTGCACAGCCAAGAGAAGTTTGCCGGCACAGGTATGGCCCTGACAATTGCTGGTGCAGTCGTGCCTCGCATGCTGGGAATGAACTCCTGGATGGACCATGCCATTACCGCGACGAAAATCCTTGGCAATGACAACCTTCGCAAGCTCATCCTTCCTGGAATTGTGATTGCCG CCATTGCCGCCTCGGCATATGTCCTTCAGCAGATTCCCACCTCTCTTCCCCATCGGCTGGCCCGAAAGATTGAGGTACAGCTGTCTGAGATTGATTATGTGCATACCAATGCCTCCCGCATTTCAGGAGCAGTGCGCACCGTCTTGCGCATGCCCGCCGACAACCTGCGAGTTGGCCTCGACCACAGCGTCAAGGATCTCAACAAGAAGCGCGACGAGACAGTCAAGGTCAAGGGCGAGAGCGAAAAGGCCTCCAAGTTCTTCCGCAAACTGGTTGGCGAAACTCAGGTCCAGAAGAACATGGTTGAGGGAGTGGACCTCGATACCCCTCCGCAAGCTTTGCactga
- a CDS encoding uncharacterized protein (EggNog:ENOG41) has translation MSLNGLDDPKIVEAHEAGVAEPGGWFLIKYSSRDEVELLDKGNGGITEIRNAVEGFDEESPLYGFLRYRRRNVIVKYLPEDCSRLIQARVAVHFTAVCERFSPYDAIYEISTAAELKDTKLSAACSLHAASGSTASSTSSRRRRLMEIAEEEEVEEQRSSKRQSIGSEPDGERPQTPGGKSTTTDEVKLNSELAASPEHSKFSASNTSEVPKFTGIHDRPSSPTRSIDTTDSRSDIYSYYPTGKPKVKLAPRPKADITIRPQAAGNFRPVSSLPVGYKLFGKGGKKSKSKDTDSASLIHEEIPEMEPPTDAARASEDALGISGDARPSTSTGAESLSVPAAPAKPTITPEKARLMKAMKLREKRKKQQELLKQQSAEVGTPGAEEKVMVLRGGEDQDFEHSAHIDNDDDEDDDDDDEDEAEGETEKSKEIEDRIASISHADSGVVLNSLSSLSPLSQIDEVSEETARSESRAQSPTVASSEHDESTAASSLSGSTDETVHGAVTASKSEAVDIQNAAAAALKEKPQEEESKTAQVEKSSTSSPSSSSTAAAAAAASPEENKPSAVPTKDNANPVALESTRAIAAEEAAGAANKGSAKPENEKEKKGIAEPISNFSANIPTSNAPPAASLKGMGSGAAEIPLSDTPGDVAQATNKGELPPVKSAPLPSGPKRSTQGLVDAADSAAKTTVATTPSMDLQPEDPLSAAQESMPAVETANETAATPKEGSKHSVSSPPPIQTDLTEPKQQSAAPAEIAGDDDAAAAAAAHASKEATTQRDDATVQNDNKPMSATKSPLTPVFPSATIANGPLGARAPQAHTVRTVSNPVRGNYIAPTDVTQSTARSLSSGAAFLHKITQQQSASLATMKPTVGSSISQRIKALEKLSATSGDQARPVSRERPQSTFFAVQKRDTSRPPSVVDRTKSLKGRAASPTPSQDEFPLPLDTGRVRLQRSGSVVSRVSMFEPLGAPSSANSLAPGPQSRGRPESIAVTPRTLRDASLASRQDASEYSYPDLRQQQQLTGDYEDSGRKSRSLERDGEDDMVSRTTTQSPSSRRSITLDRDNLANSSVTEDSYSGDERDKKTSRAGRFMRKLSNFSTGSSKSKTSSVEDSINTTATSITTTTSAAAAPTQTRKPAPPATSGDASIVSDLGDVNVQFPDSLLWKRRNLCLDSQGFIILAAGTQSGRAVVGPKRYFLGEFRQPYTPDVEVQELPNSVVLDFVEGTAIQLACEDRTGQLNVLHVLQAAHANYSR, from the exons ATGTCGCTAAACGGCTTAGACGATCCCAAGATTGTAGAGGCGCACGAGGCTGGCGTTGCTGAGCCTGGAGGATG GTTTCTGATCAAGTATTCGAGTCGCGACGAAGTTGAGCTGCTGGACAAGGGAAATGGAGGCATCACCGAAATCCGAAACGCCGTCGAGGGCTTTGACGAGGAAAGCCCATTGTATGGCTTCCTGCGGTACCGGCGAAGGAACGTCATTGTCAAATACCTGCCGGAGGACTGTTCTCGACTTATACAAG CTCGAGTTGCTGTACACTTCACTGCCGTCTGCGAACGATTCTCCCCCTACGATGCCATTTACGAGATTTCCACCGCTGCCGAGTTAAAAGATACAAAGCTTTCTGCTGCCTGTTCGCTGCATGCCGCATCTGGATCCACAGCATCTTCCACGAGCTCCCGAAGACGACGGTTAATGGAAATcgccgaagaggaggaggtaGAGGAACAACGCTCGTCGAAGCGGCAGTCCATAGGATCGGAACCCGATGGCGAGCGGCCGCAAACACCTGGCGGCAAATCTACAACCACAGACGAGGTCAAATTAAACTCTGAACTGGCAGCTTCCCCAGAGCATAGCAAATTTTCAGCCTCAAACACCTCTGAGGTGCCCAAATTTACGGGCATCCACGATAGACCAAGTTCACCCACGAGATCGATCGACACTACCGACAGCCGGTCAGATATCTATAGCTATTATCCTACAGGTAAACCGAAAGTGAAGCTCGCTCCTCGGCCCAAGGCCGACATTACGATTAGACCCCAAGCCGCCGGAAACTTTAGGCCCGTTTCGTCGCTTCCGGTTGGATACAAGTTGTTTGGAAAGGGcggaaagaagagcaagagcaaggaTACAGACTCTGCGTCTTTGATCCATGAAGAGATTCCAGAGATGGAGCCACCTACCGATGCTGCCCGAGCGTCAGAAGATGCATTAGGAATCAGCGGCGATGCGCGACCGTCCACAAGCACTGGCGCCGAGTCGCTGTCTGTACCAGCGGCGCCGGCCAAACCTACCATTACACCTGAGAAGGCTAGGCTTATGAAGGCCATGAAActcagagaaaagagaaagaagcagcaggagctCTTGAAGCAACAGTCTGCAGAAGTGGGAACACCTGGCGCCGAGGAAAAGGTTATGGTGTTGAGGGGAGGAGAGGATCAAGACTTTGAGCACTCTGCGCATATTGataatgacgatgatgaagacgacgacgacgacgacgaagatgaagcggAGGGTGAAaccgagaagagcaaagaaatTGAAGATCGGATAGCATCGATTAGCCATGCGGACTCTGGCGTCGTTTTGAATAGTCTCTCGTCGTTGTCCCCGCTCTCCCAAATTGACGAAGTCTCTGAGGAGACAGCTCGATCAGAGTCTCGTGCGCAAAGCCCAACGGTTGCCTCTTCAGAGCATGATGAGTCGACTGCTGCATCTTCGCTTTCGGGTTCCACAGATGAGACTGTCCATGGCGCTGTCACCGCGTCAAAGTCTGAGGCTGTTGATATTCAAaatgcggcggctgctgcgttgAAGGAAAAGCcgcaggaagaggaaagcaAAACCGCACAGGTTGAAAAGTCGTCAAcatcgtcaccatcatcgtcatctactgctgctgctgctgctgctgcatcaccagaagaaaataaaccgAGTGCGGTTCCAACAAAAGATAATGCCAATCCAGTCGCATTGGAATCCACCAGAGCTATAGCAGCTGAGGAGGCTGCCGGGGCCGCTAATAAGGGATCGGCTAAGCCCGAAaatgaaaaggagaaaaaagggatTGCAGAGCCAATTTCAAACTTCTCGGCGAATATTCCGACGTCAAATGCCCCACCAGCTGCATCATTAAAAGGCATGGGATCTGGTGCAGCCGAGATTCCACTCAGCGACACCCCCGGCGATGTTGCGCAGGCAACAAACAAAGGGGAATTACCGCCAGTAAAATCTGCTCCACTGCCTTCTGGGCCTAAACGCTCAACGCAAGGTTTGGTCGACGCTGCAGATTCGGCCGCCAAAACCACCGTAGCGACGACACCTTCGATGGATCTCCAGCCGGAGGACCCATTGTCGGCGGCGCAGGAATCGATGCCAGCAGTAGAGACGGCTAATGAGACGGCGGCCACTCCCAAAGAAGGTTCCAAACACTCGGTTAGCAGTCCACCACCGATCCAGACAGATCTGACGGAGCCAAAGCAGCAGTCAGCAGCTCCCGCGGAAATCgctggcgatgacgatgccgctgcagctgcagctgcgcaCGCCAGCAAGGAGGCGACGACTCAGCGCGACGACGCAACGGTGCAGAATGATAATAAGCCAATGAGTGCCACCAAATCTCCGCTCACCCCTGTCTTCCCCAGTGCTACAATTGCGAATGGCCCGCTAGGCGCAAGAGCTCCACAGGCGCACACTGTTCGGACAGTCTCTAATCCTGTCCGTGGCAACTACATCGCTCCGACAGATGTAACTCAGTCTACGGCGCGTTCTCTGAGCTCCGGCGCAGCTTTCCTACACAAAATcacgcagcagcagtcgGCCAGCCTCGCCACCATGAAGCCCACCGTCGGGTCGAGCATTTCGCAGCGCATCAAGGCGCTCGAGAAGCTGTCAGCGACATCAGGTGATCAGGCTCGTCCGGTGAGTCGAGAGCGCCCTCAGTCGACCTTTTTCGCCGTCCAGAAGAGGGACACGTCCCGCCCGCCGTCCGTGGTGGACAGAACGAAATCCCTCAAGGGGAGGGCCGCATCGCCAACGCCATCGCAAGATGAGTTTCCGCTACCGCTAGACACAGGCAGAGTGCGCCTGCAGAGATCGGGGTCAGTCGTCAGTCGGGTTTCCATGTTTGAGCCCCTCGGCGCACCCTCCAGCGCAAACAGCCTAGCACCGGGACCTCAGTCGCGAGGACGACCAGAATCGATAGCCGTGACGCCGAGAACCTTACGGGACGCAAGCCTAGCGTCCAGGCAAGATGCCTCTGAGTACAGCTATCCGGATctgaggcagcagcagcagctcacgGGTGACTATGAGGACTCAGGGCGGAAGTCTAGGTCTCTTGAGCGCGACGGCGAGGATGACATGG TATCTAGGACAACAACACAGTCGCCCAGCAGCCGGCGCTCAATCACTCTTGATCGCGACAACCTAGCTAACTCTAGTGTGACGGAGGATTCATATTCTGGCGATGAGAGGGACAAGAAGACGTCGCGCGCCGGGCGCTTCATGCGCAAGCTCTCCAACTTCTCCACCGGGTCGTCTAAGAGCAAGACTTCTTCGGTAGAagacagcatcaacaccaccgccaccagcatcaccaccactactagcgctgctgctgctcctacGCAGACCCGCAAGCCGGCCCCCCCCGCCACCTCTGGCGATGCGTCCATCGTGTCGGACCTTGGCGACGTCAACGTCCAGTTCCCGGATAGTCTCCTGTGGAAGCGACGAAACCTGTGCCTCGACTCCCAGGGGTTCATCATCCTGGCCGCGGGAACGCAGAGCGGCCGCGCCGTCGTCGGGCCTAAGCGGTACTTCTTGGGCGAGTTTCGACAGCCATACACGCCGGACGTGGAGGTGCAGGAGCTGCCTAACAGTGTGGTGTTGGATTTTGTTGAGGGCACGGCGATCCAGTTGGCGTGTGAGGATAGGACGGGACAGCTCAATGTGCTGCATG TTTTGCAAGCTGCTCATGCTAACTATAGCCGATAA
- a CDS encoding uncharacterized protein (EggNog:ENOG41) — MRPLPNAMHVLVRRCTSKVTQTQLMCSYMASKRLSKIKKVLSKLRKIFKCKKQQPMEPQSQTEPETVSKALEAESWAAAPTAQTITLPTNTSDAAPVIPETSNLSQSKIVETSLWDRAYDGLREKDRKLIDVYERLLSRELPTSTNTKSGTHFDDTRQVSSPAVHDNVDEKYIKNENQIDSDNLNRRDQLHKITRNGLQQLDKKRAKYNIFGQDFILRDQLTQATRLIQTIKDVIDGVVRASPEASLAWAGICVILPIFMNPSAAEEASRDGYIYVTSRIRFYVKLETLLLKSKALHDSGIHVELEDSLLALYQLIIDFQIRTVRRVYLTRLERLAEDAVGHEDWKGMMARIQESEKLFSKDYKLIKDVPMRAALEELNGNAEKLAADIDSMLSSLVKESRNVPTFAFQNEGSGDQFNATGGIQYNATGNGKHFTGATFSGTVHF; from the exons ATGCGGCCACTGCCCAACGCCATGCATGTACTCGTACGACGGTGTACGTCCAAGGTAACACAAACTCAGTTGATGTGCTCGT ACATGGCCTCAAAACGACTATCTAAAATTAAGAAAGTCTTATCAAAGCTTAGAAAGATTTTCAAGTGCAAAAAGCAACAACCAATGGAGCCACAGTCTCAAACGGAGCCTGAGACAGTTTCGAAAGCTCTGGAGGCTGAGTCCTGGGCGGCAGCTCCTACTGCACAAACGATCACTTTACCAACGAACACATCCGACGCGGCCCCTGTTATACCCGAGACATCAAATCTAAGTCAGTCGAAGATAGTCGAGACATCGCTTTGGGACCGCGCATATGACGGCCTTAGGGAGAAGGATAGGAAGCTAATCGACGTATACGAGCGTCTACTATCCAGAGAGTTGCCAACAAGTACCAATACAAAGAGTGGCACACATTTCGACGATACTCGACAGGTTTCTTCACCTGCTGTACATGACAATGTCGATGAAAAATACATAAAAAACGAGAACCAGATTGACAGCGACAATCTCAATCGTCGAGACCAGTTGCATAAAATCACCCGCAACGGACTGCAGCAGTTGGATAAGAAGAGGGCCAAATACAATATATTTGGCCAGGATTTCATATTGCGTGACCAATTGACACAGGCTACTCGGCTCATCCAAACCATCAAGGATGTCATTGACGGTGTCGTTAGGGCATCCCCTGAAGCCTCTCTAGCATGGGCTGGCATCTGCGTCATTCTTCCCATCTTCATGAACCCCAGCGCCGCAGAAGAGGCCAGTCGTGATGGTTACATATACGTCACCTCTCGCATACGCTTCTACGTCAAGCTGGAgactctgctgctgaagagcaaGGCGCTGCACGATTCTGGCATACATGTCGAGCTTGAGGACAGTCTCTTGGCACTGTATCAGCTAATCATTGATTTCCAGATCAGGACCGTTCGACGTGTCTATCTAACACGTCTTGAGAGACTGGCAGAGGACGCGGTTGGACACGAAGACTGGAAGGGCATGATGGCTAGAATCCAAGAGTCGGAAAAGTTGTTCAGCAAAGATTACAAACTAATCAAGGATGTGCCAATGAGAGCAGCCCTAGAGGAGCTGAATGGCAATGCAGAAAAGTTGGCAGCGGACATTGATTCTATGCTGTCTTCCCTGGTCAAGGAGAGTCGCAATGTGCCTACGTTTGCGTTTCAAAATGAGGGTTCGGGTGATCAATTCAACGCGACAGGCGGGATCCAGTATAATGCGACTGGCAATGGCAAGCACTTCACTGGGGCGACTTTTAGTGGAACTGTACACTTCTAG
- a CDS encoding uncharacterized protein (BUSCO:EOG092D2MDL), with protein MFGGASKPENDSKSDDKSPSPEPSPTAASAVPIKNADQAASGEKRSGNGSPPTRQDVGEKKRRSSGVSSKASSLLASARNSLNFSQVTRSGSDSGAQTPLQKLGKHDPALVVPQGQHNNSAGESVPGPKSTFRVGVWEDRNKKCRRTMEDTHAFLYNFLDTPAPSADGSGGKDKSSKDDKDAAVSESDNGYFAIFDGHAGTFAADWCGKKLHIILEEMIRKHPNMPIPELLDMTFTAVDTQLEKLPLKNSGCTAAIAVLRWEDRVPSDRSITGSLAIAPAAATAAAAKAMAKAQESEKDKDGSSEAPQTSSNESIATKLKGLSSRQRVLYTANVGDARIILCRNGKALRLSYDHKGSDENEGKRIANAGGLILNNRVNGVLAVTRALGDTYMKDLVTGHPYTTETVIQHDLDEFIIIACDGLWDVCSDQEAVDLVREIHDPGEGAKLLVDHALNRFSTDNLSCMIVRLDKEALVQRQTSQDAEPEANHGAASKVSEADKIVMDTKQKIADGSTPAVGVSASNSGRGYDNASTNEGEFVPTTLSDALVEEPIAIGESDSPELVSLDTSIDKPAAAAAQESKDESKELADV; from the exons ATGTTCGGCGGAGCTTCCAAGCCTGAGAACGATTCCAAGAGCGACGACAAGTCGCCTTCTCCCGAGCCAAGCCCCACTGCTGCGTCCGCCGTGCCCATCAAGAACGCGGACCAGGCGGCCAGCGGCGAGAAACGCAGCGGCAATGGCAGCCCGCCCACTCGACAGGACGTcggcgagaagaagcgcaGGAGTAGTGGTgtcagcagcaaggccagcagcCTGCTAGCCTCGGCCAGGAACTCGCTCAACTTCTCTCAGGTCACCCGCTCCGGGTCGGATTCCGGCGCTCAGACACCGCTGCAGAAGCTCGGGAAGCATGACCCTGCCCTCGTCGTGCCGCAGGGCCAACACAACAACTCGGCCGGCGAATCGGTTCCCGGGCCCAAGTCCACCTTCCGTGTCGGCGTTTGGGAAGATAGGAACAAGAAATGCCGCCGGACGATGGAAGACACCCATGCCTTTCTATACAACTTTCTAGACACTCCGGCGCCGTCGGCTGATGGATCTGGCGGAAAGGACAAGTCAAGTAAAGACGACAAGGACGCCGCTGTTTCCGAGTCTGACAATGGCTACTTCGCCATCTTTGACGGCCATGCCGGCACATTTGCTGCGGATTGGTGTGGAAAGAAGCTTCACATTATTCTGGAGGAGATGATACGAAAGCACCCTAATATGCCGATTCCGGAGCTCCTGGATATGACATTTACGGCTGTTGACACTCAGCTCGAGAAGCTCCCGTTAAAGAACAGCGGCTGTACGGCTGCTATTGCGGTTCTTCGCTGGGAAGACCGTGTGCCCAGTGACCGGTCCATCACCGGCTCTCTCGCCATTGCCCCGGCCGCCGCaaccgccgctgccgcgaAGGCGATGGCCAAAGCGCAAGAATCAGAAAAAGACAAGGATGGGTCTTCAGAAGCACCGCAAACCAGTTCCAACGAGTCAATTGCTACGAAACTCAAGGGACTCTCCAGTCGACAGCGCGTCTTGTATACCGCCAACGTGGGGGATGCTCGCATCATTCTGTGTCGTAACGGCAAAGCCTTGCGCCTGTCTTATGACCATAAAGGCAGTGACGAAAACGAAGGAAAACGAATCGCCAACGCTGGCGGTCTCATCCTCAATAATCGTGTCAATGGAGTGCTAGCTGTTACCAGAGCACTTGGAGATACCTATATGAAGGATCTCGTGACTGGCCACCCATACACCACAGAAACAGTCATACAACATGACCTTGACGAATTCATCATTATTGCTTGTGACGGG TTGTGGGATGTTTGCAGCGACCAGGAGGCTGTTGATCTTGTCCGAGAAATTCACGACCCGGGCGAAGGAGCAAAGCTATTGGTCGACCATGCCCTCAATCGATTCAGCACCGACAACCTGTCATGTATGATTGTACGGCTAGATAAGGAGGCTCTTGTACAACGCCAGACCAGCCAGGATGCTGAGCCCGAAGCAAACCACGGTGCCGCCTCCAAGGTGAGCGAGGCAGACAAGATCGTCATGGATACAAAGCAGAAGATTGCCGACGGCTCAACTCCCGCGGTGGGCGTGTCAGCTAGTAACTCTGGACGCGGATACGACAATGCTTCCACGAACGAAGGGGAGTTTGTGCCTACGACGTTGAGCGATGCGCTTGTTGAGGAGCCTATTGCCATTGGGGAGAGCGACAGTCCCGAGCTGGTTTCGCTCGACACTTCCATTGACAAGccagctgccgctgctgcacaaGAGTCAAAAGATGAGTCAAAAGAGTTGGCAGACGTCTAG